In Georgenia soli, a genomic segment contains:
- a CDS encoding dipeptidase, translating to MTTVDELARRTHEAFGRVRSDLEDLVRIPSVSSPAFDQAHVRASAEAVAALLRDAGMPQVDVLEVELPDGGKGRPAVVAHRPGPDGAPTVLLYAHHDVQPPGDPAGWTSDPFEPTQRGERLYGRGAADDKAGIMAHVGALRVLGDELAVGVTVFVEGEEEIGSPTFTPFLQAYRDRLEADVIVVADSSNWKVGVPALTTSLRGLVDCEVEVRVLGHAVHSGMFGGPVLDAVTLMSRLVATLHDDNGDVAVAGLASRDEADVDYPEDQFRSDAAVVDGYRLAGTGPLAARMWTKPAISVIGLDATSVAHASNTIAPVCRAKLSMRIAPGQDPVEAERLLHDHLLAHAPSGAQVSVTPGERGQAFDATEDTEEMRAARWAFAQAWGTEPVDIGVGGSIPFIAELQEVFPGAKILVTGVEDPDSRAHSEDESVHLGELEKVVLAEALLLARLGGAV from the coding sequence GTGACCACCGTCGACGAACTCGCCCGCCGCACCCACGAGGCCTTCGGCCGCGTCCGTTCCGACCTCGAGGACCTCGTGCGCATCCCCAGCGTCTCCTCGCCGGCCTTCGACCAGGCGCACGTGCGTGCCAGCGCGGAGGCGGTCGCCGCCCTGCTGCGCGACGCCGGCATGCCGCAGGTCGACGTCCTGGAGGTGGAGCTGCCCGACGGCGGGAAGGGACGTCCCGCCGTCGTCGCCCACCGGCCGGGTCCCGACGGCGCACCCACCGTCCTCCTCTACGCGCACCACGACGTCCAGCCCCCGGGCGACCCCGCCGGCTGGACCTCGGACCCGTTCGAGCCGACGCAGCGGGGCGAGCGGCTCTACGGCCGCGGCGCGGCGGACGACAAGGCCGGGATCATGGCGCACGTCGGGGCCCTGCGGGTCCTCGGCGACGAGCTCGCCGTGGGCGTGACCGTCTTCGTCGAGGGTGAGGAGGAGATCGGCTCCCCGACCTTCACCCCGTTCCTGCAGGCCTACCGCGACCGCCTGGAGGCGGACGTCATCGTCGTCGCGGACTCCAGCAACTGGAAGGTGGGCGTGCCCGCCCTGACCACGTCGCTGCGGGGCCTCGTCGACTGTGAGGTCGAGGTGCGGGTGCTCGGGCACGCCGTCCACTCCGGGATGTTCGGCGGCCCTGTGCTCGACGCCGTCACGCTGATGTCCCGCCTGGTCGCGACGCTGCACGACGACAACGGCGACGTGGCCGTGGCCGGGCTCGCCTCCCGCGACGAGGCCGACGTCGACTACCCCGAGGACCAGTTCCGCTCCGACGCGGCGGTGGTGGACGGCTACCGCCTCGCCGGCACCGGCCCGCTCGCCGCCCGCATGTGGACGAAGCCGGCCATCTCGGTCATCGGCCTCGACGCCACGTCCGTGGCGCACGCCTCCAACACGATCGCCCCGGTGTGCCGGGCGAAGCTGTCGATGCGCATCGCCCCGGGTCAGGACCCCGTCGAGGCGGAGCGGCTCCTGCACGACCACCTGCTCGCGCACGCGCCGTCCGGCGCGCAGGTGAGCGTGACCCCCGGCGAGCGCGGGCAGGCCTTCGACGCCACCGAGGACACCGAGGAGATGCGGGCCGCCCGGTGGGCGTTCGCCCAGGCGTGGGGGACGGAGCCGGTCGACATCGGCGTGGGCGGGTCGATCCCGTTCATCGCCGAGCTCCAGGAGGTCTTCCCCGGCGCCAAGATCCTCGTGACCGGGGTGGAGGACCCGGACTCCCGCGCGCACAGCGAGGACGAGTCCGTGCACCTGGGCGAGCTCGAGAAGGTGGTGCTGGCGGAGGCGCTCCTCCTCGCCCGCCTCGGCGGCGCCGTCTGA
- a CDS encoding leucyl aminopeptidase, with product MTDLKLSTKDPARTSADAIVLAVAQDDDGPRLLAAGLPPKVLAPLGALLPALGVTGKGDEVVRLPAGEELAATVVVLTGVGKVTDGQVGPEALRRAAGAAVRSLAGSADVVLALPADDAAQVGAVAEGALLGAYRFDHYRTSDPAPVARIELATPAARQKETRAALARAQAVADGVRGVRDLVNASPKHLYPQSFAEEALAAAKGSRVKVTVLDEKQLAAGGYGGILGVGQGSARPPRLVKVVHSPARARAHYSLVGKGITFDSGGLSLKPAKGMENMKDDMAGAATVLHTVLAAAALDLPVKVTGWLALAENMPGGGAQRPSDVVTMRDGTTVEVLNTDAEGRLVMADALAAAREENPDAIIDIATLTGAQMVALGARVGAVMGTDATREEVVAAAQGVGEQFWPMPLPEELRESLKSPVADIANMGDRYGGMLVAGLFLKEFVGDLPWAHLDVAGPAYNEGGPYGYTPKGGTGMGLRTLLGVLEAAARA from the coding sequence GTGACCGACCTCAAGCTCAGCACCAAGGACCCCGCCCGCACGAGCGCCGACGCGATCGTCCTCGCCGTCGCCCAGGACGACGACGGCCCCCGCCTCCTGGCGGCCGGCCTGCCGCCGAAGGTCCTTGCGCCCCTTGGCGCTCTGCTGCCTGCGCTCGGCGTGACGGGCAAGGGCGACGAGGTCGTCCGGCTCCCCGCCGGCGAGGAGCTGGCCGCTACCGTCGTGGTCCTCACCGGCGTGGGCAAGGTCACCGACGGTCAGGTGGGTCCGGAGGCGCTGCGCCGCGCGGCCGGCGCCGCCGTGCGCTCGCTCGCCGGCTCCGCCGACGTCGTCCTCGCCCTGCCCGCCGACGACGCCGCACAGGTGGGTGCCGTCGCCGAGGGTGCGCTGCTGGGTGCCTACCGCTTCGACCACTACCGCACGAGCGACCCCGCGCCCGTGGCCCGCATCGAGCTCGCGACCCCGGCGGCCCGGCAGAAGGAGACCCGTGCCGCCCTGGCCCGCGCGCAGGCCGTGGCCGACGGCGTGCGCGGCGTCCGGGACCTGGTCAACGCCTCCCCGAAGCACCTGTACCCGCAGTCCTTCGCCGAGGAGGCGCTCGCCGCGGCCAAGGGTTCGCGCGTGAAGGTCACGGTGCTCGACGAGAAGCAGCTCGCCGCGGGCGGCTACGGCGGCATCCTCGGTGTCGGCCAGGGCTCCGCCCGCCCGCCGCGCCTGGTCAAGGTCGTCCACTCCCCCGCCCGTGCCCGTGCGCACTACTCCCTCGTCGGCAAGGGCATCACCTTCGACTCCGGCGGCCTGTCCCTCAAGCCCGCCAAGGGCATGGAGAACATGAAGGACGACATGGCGGGCGCCGCCACCGTCCTGCACACCGTGCTCGCGGCCGCGGCGCTGGACCTGCCGGTCAAAGTGACCGGCTGGCTCGCCCTCGCGGAGAACATGCCCGGCGGCGGCGCGCAGCGGCCCTCCGACGTCGTCACCATGCGTGACGGCACCACCGTCGAGGTGCTCAACACCGACGCCGAGGGTCGTCTCGTCATGGCCGACGCACTCGCCGCGGCCCGCGAGGAGAACCCCGACGCGATCATCGACATCGCGACCCTCACCGGCGCGCAGATGGTGGCGCTCGGCGCCCGCGTGGGGGCCGTCATGGGCACCGACGCCACCCGTGAGGAGGTCGTGGCGGCCGCGCAGGGGGTCGGCGAGCAGTTCTGGCCGATGCCGCTGCCCGAGGAGCTGCGCGAGTCGCTGAAGTCGCCGGTCGCCGACATCGCCAACATGGGCGACCGGTACGGCGGCATGCTCGTGGCCGGGCTGTTCCTGAAGGAGTTCGTCGGCGACCTCCCCTGGGCCCACCTCGACGTGGCCGGTCCCGCCTACAACGAGGGCGGCCCCTACGGCTACACCCCCAAGGGCGGCACCGGCATGGGCCTGCGCACCCTGCTCGGCGTGCTCGAGGCCGCCGCCCGGGCCTGA
- a CDS encoding DUF4333 domain-containing protein — MRRTGRAARRVSVVLATLALVACSGGRSVEPLAPDVVAEKIADALEEEVGVRPVVACSEELPAEVGAELVCDLTTAGAPETIYPVTATVTSVDPDTGEVKFDVSVADAPEGSEGPTTSTEPSATGEATG, encoded by the coding sequence ATGCGGCGGACGGGACGAGCAGCACGACGGGTCTCCGTCGTGCTGGCCACCCTGGCGCTCGTGGCGTGCTCCGGCGGCCGCAGCGTCGAGCCGCTCGCGCCGGACGTGGTCGCCGAGAAGATCGCCGACGCGCTCGAGGAGGAGGTCGGGGTCCGGCCGGTCGTCGCGTGCTCGGAGGAGCTGCCCGCGGAGGTCGGCGCAGAGCTGGTCTGCGACCTGACGACCGCGGGCGCGCCAGAGACGATCTACCCCGTCACCGCGACCGTGACGTCCGTGGACCCCGACACCGGCGAGGTGAAGTTCGACGTCTCGGTCGCCGACGCGCCCGAGGGCAGCGAGGGGCCGACGACGTCGACCGAGCCCTCGGCCACGGGTGAGGCGACCGGCTGA
- a CDS encoding quinone-dependent dihydroorotate dehydrogenase codes for MYRLLFRTLAVRVDPERAHLLALGLIRTVSRVPVLSDAVRATLGRRPDVPVPAAADGGPLARPVPGVLGLAAGMDKDADTVLGMDMIGFGFVEVGTVTARPQPGNERPRLWRHVELGALRNRMGFNNRGATAAGEQLRRLRRSRRGRSVVVGANIGKSKVTPLDGAVADYETSAREVARWADYLVVNVSSPNTPGLRDLQAVDSLRPILAAVRRAADESAGRAVPLFVKIAPDLSDDDVDAVADLALELGLAGVVATNTTVNHDLGPGGLSGSPLRERSLAVVSRLRGRLGERGTIIGVGGISTEADARAMIAAGADLLQAYSAFVYEGPAWPGRINRALGRR; via the coding sequence GTGTACCGGCTCCTCTTCCGCACCCTGGCCGTCCGTGTCGACCCTGAGCGTGCGCACCTGCTCGCGCTCGGGCTGATTCGCACCGTCTCCCGTGTCCCGGTGCTCTCCGACGCCGTCCGTGCGACCCTCGGCCGTCGCCCCGACGTCCCGGTGCCCGCGGCCGCCGACGGCGGTCCCCTCGCACGCCCCGTCCCCGGGGTCCTCGGCCTGGCGGCCGGGATGGACAAGGACGCGGACACGGTGCTGGGCATGGACATGATCGGGTTCGGCTTCGTCGAGGTCGGCACGGTCACCGCCCGGCCCCAGCCGGGCAACGAGCGGCCGCGCCTGTGGCGTCACGTCGAGCTCGGCGCCCTGCGCAACCGCATGGGGTTCAACAACCGCGGGGCCACCGCCGCCGGCGAGCAGCTGCGGCGCCTGCGCCGCTCCCGGCGGGGCCGTTCCGTCGTCGTCGGGGCGAACATCGGCAAGAGCAAGGTCACCCCGCTCGACGGCGCCGTCGCCGACTACGAGACGAGCGCCCGGGAGGTCGCCCGGTGGGCCGACTACCTCGTCGTCAACGTCTCCTCACCGAACACGCCCGGCCTGCGCGACCTGCAGGCCGTGGACTCGCTGCGCCCGATCCTCGCCGCCGTGCGCCGGGCCGCCGACGAGTCCGCCGGGCGCGCGGTCCCGCTGTTCGTCAAGATCGCGCCGGACCTCTCCGACGACGACGTCGACGCGGTCGCGGACCTGGCGCTGGAGCTCGGGCTCGCCGGCGTGGTGGCGACCAACACCACCGTGAACCACGACCTCGGGCCCGGCGGGCTGTCCGGCTCGCCGCTGCGGGAGCGCTCGCTCGCCGTCGTCTCGCGGCTGCGCGGGCGGCTGGGGGAGCGGGGCACCATCATCGGCGTCGGGGGCATCTCGACCGAGGCCGACGCCCGCGCGATGATCGCCGCCGGCGCCGACCTGCTGCAGGCCTACTCCGCGTTCGTCTACGAGGGCCCGGCGTGGCCGGGCCGGATCAACCGGGCCCTCGGGCGACGCTGA
- a CDS encoding DUF3043 domain-containing protein, producing MIGRKKTPVEPEPQPVETAGGKGRPTPTRREAEARNRRPLVPDDRKEARRIAREQRNEAYMKQRQAMVTGDERYLPLRDKGPVRRYARDYVDARWSIAEFFMPLALVMIVAMMFAGQFPQLANALVLGMYGVLLVAIVDSLIMVQLLKRRLRKKFGADQIQPWTGFYAFGRSFYFRRMRQPKPQVGRGEYPA from the coding sequence GTGATCGGACGCAAGAAGACCCCCGTCGAGCCTGAGCCGCAGCCCGTCGAGACCGCCGGCGGGAAGGGCCGCCCCACGCCCACGCGCAGGGAGGCCGAGGCCCGCAACCGGCGCCCGCTCGTGCCGGACGACCGCAAGGAGGCCCGTCGGATCGCGCGCGAGCAGCGCAACGAGGCCTACATGAAGCAGCGCCAGGCGATGGTCACCGGCGACGAGCGCTACCTCCCGCTGCGCGACAAGGGACCGGTGCGCCGGTACGCCCGCGACTACGTCGACGCACGCTGGTCGATCGCCGAGTTCTTCATGCCGCTCGCGCTGGTGATGATCGTGGCGATGATGTTCGCCGGGCAGTTCCCGCAGCTCGCCAACGCCCTGGTGCTGGGCATGTACGGGGTCCTGCTCGTCGCGATCGTCGACTCCCTGATCATGGTCCAGCTGCTCAAGCGCCGGCTGCGCAAGAAGTTCGGCGCCGACCAGATCCAGCCGTGGACCGGGTTCTACGCGTTCGGGCGCAGCTTCTACTTCCGCCGCATGCGTCAGCCCAAGCCCCAGGTGGGGCGGGGCGAGTACCCCGCCTGA
- the coxB gene encoding cytochrome c oxidase subunit II has protein sequence MRSLALAGLVAITAAACAPADQFPSEPGKGVDVGFLPSERGLTDKTTGLIDLWNGSWVAALAVGVLVWGLTIWCIVAYRKRKNDDQLPVQLRYHVPLELMYTVVPVLMIGVLFFFSSKVTADFQDVTPSTQAAGTTSATGEINDEAKASDLEIEIYGKQWSWDFNYLTDDVYYSGDRISLTGKEGVEETLPTLYLPVDETVTFTLKSRDVAHAFWIPAFLYKVDILPGRTNTFQVTPQKEGVYSGKCAELCGEFHAEMLFNVEVVDRATYDAKMAELRDAGQTGRLGDELNRKYLVTQEDQH, from the coding sequence GTGCGCAGCCTCGCCCTCGCGGGCCTGGTGGCCATCACGGCCGCCGCCTGCGCGCCGGCCGATCAGTTCCCCAGTGAGCCGGGCAAGGGCGTCGACGTCGGCTTCCTGCCGAGCGAGCGTGGCCTCACCGACAAGACCACAGGTCTGATCGACCTCTGGAACGGTTCCTGGGTCGCCGCCCTCGCCGTCGGCGTCCTCGTCTGGGGCCTCACGATCTGGTGCATCGTCGCCTACCGGAAGCGCAAGAACGACGACCAGCTGCCGGTGCAGCTGCGCTACCACGTGCCGCTCGAGCTCATGTACACCGTCGTGCCGGTCCTCATGATCGGCGTGCTCTTCTTCTTCTCGAGCAAGGTCACCGCCGACTTCCAGGACGTGACCCCGTCGACGCAGGCCGCCGGCACCACCTCCGCCACGGGGGAGATCAACGACGAGGCCAAGGCCTCCGACCTCGAGATCGAGATCTACGGCAAGCAGTGGAGCTGGGACTTCAACTACCTCACCGACGACGTCTACTACTCGGGCGACCGCATCTCCCTGACGGGCAAGGAGGGCGTCGAGGAGACGCTGCCGACCCTGTACCTGCCGGTCGACGAGACCGTCACGTTCACCCTGAAGTCCCGCGACGTCGCGCACGCCTTCTGGATCCCGGCCTTCCTGTACAAGGTCGACATCCTCCCGGGGCGGACGAACACCTTCCAGGTCACCCCGCAGAAGGAGGGTGTCTACTCCGGCAAGTGCGCGGAGCTGTGCGGCGAGTTCCACGCCGAGATGCTCTTCAACGTCGAGGTGGTCGACCGCGCGACCTACGACGCAAAGATGGCCGAGCTGCGTGACGCCGGCCAGACGGGACGGCTCGGCGACGAGCTGAACCGTAAGTACCTCGTCACGCAGGAGGACCAGCACTGA
- a CDS encoding glycerate kinase has translation MRILLAPDRFSGTLTAVQAARALAAGWGQGAPGDSVNQLPLSDGSAGLLDVVAAARGGRLVPVPATGPLGAPVAAAVLHVDGDAGGTAYVEADQVVGTHLVRAHERAEAARSGTSAGLGALVGAALATGARRIVIGLPATAAVHDAGAGLLHALAATHTTTARPDAPHPASGPLLTGAQGLAELPPEAADLLAPAREALAGHDVVLAVADDLPLLGLHGAGALLGQDPAVGPALAQELERALGHATDVLERRAATLPGRTVLALAGGTPSSGTGPGPLGQPAGRSARQEGSGAAGGTAFLLRLLGARTLPGAEVVADAVGLRGAVADADLVVTGCRVLDVRSLSESVVATVARACLRYALPVVAVAEEVRTSRREVAPLGISGAYEVRDAGRRRPAAPGPARPGRAHADDDAAATDLPAALVARTARLARTWST, from the coding sequence GTGCGCATCCTGCTCGCCCCCGACCGCTTCTCCGGGACACTGACGGCCGTCCAGGCCGCCCGCGCCCTCGCCGCCGGCTGGGGGCAGGGCGCCCCGGGGGACTCGGTGAACCAGCTGCCGCTGTCCGACGGGTCGGCGGGCCTGCTCGACGTCGTCGCCGCCGCGCGGGGCGGGCGGCTCGTCCCCGTGCCCGCCACCGGGCCCCTCGGTGCGCCGGTCGCCGCCGCGGTGCTGCACGTCGACGGCGACGCGGGCGGGACCGCCTACGTGGAGGCCGACCAGGTCGTGGGCACCCACCTCGTGCGCGCCCACGAGCGGGCCGAGGCCGCGCGGAGCGGGACGAGCGCCGGCCTCGGGGCCCTCGTCGGCGCCGCGCTGGCCACGGGGGCCCGGCGCATCGTCATCGGTCTGCCCGCCACCGCCGCCGTCCACGACGCCGGTGCGGGGCTCCTCCACGCCCTGGCCGCCACGCACACGACGACGGCGCGGCCCGACGCGCCGCACCCCGCGAGCGGGCCGCTGCTGACCGGCGCGCAGGGTCTCGCCGAGCTCCCGCCCGAGGCCGCCGACCTGCTCGCGCCGGCGCGAGAGGCTCTCGCGGGCCACGACGTGGTCCTGGCGGTGGCGGACGACCTGCCGCTGCTCGGCCTGCACGGCGCCGGCGCGCTGCTCGGTCAGGACCCGGCGGTGGGGCCCGCGCTGGCGCAGGAGCTGGAACGGGCGCTGGGGCACGCCACCGACGTGCTGGAGCGGCGCGCCGCGACCCTTCCCGGCCGTACCGTGCTCGCGCTGGCCGGCGGCACGCCGTCGTCCGGGACCGGACCAGGTCCTCTCGGGCAGCCCGCGGGCAGGTCCGCCCGCCAGGAGGGCAGTGGCGCCGCGGGCGGCACCGCCTTCCTCCTCCGTCTGCTCGGCGCCCGGACGCTGCCCGGCGCGGAGGTCGTGGCCGACGCGGTGGGGCTGCGCGGCGCCGTCGCGGACGCGGACCTCGTGGTCACCGGCTGCCGGGTGCTCGACGTGCGGAGCCTGTCCGAGTCCGTCGTCGCCACCGTCGCCCGTGCGTGCCTGCGGTACGCGCTGCCGGTGGTCGCCGTCGCCGAGGAGGTCCGCACGAGCCGGCGCGAGGTCGCACCCCTCGGCATCAGCGGCGCGTACGAGGTGCGCGACGCGGGGCGCCGCCGTCCTGCCGCTCCCGGGCCGGCACGGCCCGGGCGGGCCCATGCCGACGACGACGCCGCGGCGACGGACCTGCCGGCGGCGCTCGTCGCGCGCACGGCACGGCTCGCGCGGACCTGGTCGACGTAG
- a CDS encoding FKBP-type peptidyl-prolyl cis-trans isomerase — MRRRPAVLTSLALAAALTLASCSGGEGEESPTDGASASASAEATPPGTELPTVKGAFGEDPTIEFPGSGAPADLKVEVLQKGDGAEVGADDFVVADYVGQVWDGEVFDSSFERGAPTGFSLNGVIQGWKQGLTGTHVGDRVLLSIPSELGYPQGTPDGSVAPGDTLVFVVDVVDAYAPDVAGQADATPVEPAPDLPVVVKGGLGEPASVTVEEGAPEPTEASVTVIATGSGEKVPETPGTSILIQLAENAWDNSQPNSTWESSGVTSLQVGGGGLFDQLIGVPVGSRAVLQAPGTEGGEGEDATPAFAGVVDIIAVLPAPSDG, encoded by the coding sequence TTGCGTCGTCGTCCCGCCGTCCTGACCTCCCTCGCGCTCGCCGCGGCCCTGACCCTCGCGTCCTGCTCGGGCGGCGAGGGGGAGGAGAGCCCGACGGACGGCGCCTCCGCCAGCGCCTCCGCCGAGGCCACGCCGCCCGGCACCGAGCTCCCGACGGTCAAGGGCGCCTTCGGCGAGGACCCCACGATCGAGTTCCCCGGCTCCGGCGCCCCCGCCGACCTCAAGGTCGAGGTCCTGCAGAAGGGAGACGGCGCGGAGGTCGGCGCCGACGACTTCGTCGTGGCCGACTACGTGGGTCAGGTCTGGGACGGAGAGGTGTTCGACAGCTCCTTCGAGCGCGGCGCGCCGACGGGCTTCAGCCTCAACGGGGTCATCCAGGGGTGGAAGCAGGGGCTGACGGGCACGCACGTCGGCGACCGCGTCCTCCTGTCGATCCCGTCCGAGCTCGGCTACCCCCAGGGCACCCCGGACGGGTCCGTGGCGCCGGGGGACACCCTCGTGTTCGTCGTCGACGTCGTCGACGCCTACGCCCCCGACGTGGCCGGCCAGGCTGACGCGACGCCGGTCGAGCCGGCGCCTGACCTGCCCGTCGTCGTCAAGGGCGGGCTCGGCGAGCCGGCCAGCGTCACGGTGGAGGAGGGCGCGCCCGAGCCGACCGAGGCGAGCGTCACAGTGATCGCCACGGGCAGCGGCGAGAAGGTCCCGGAGACGCCGGGGACGTCGATCCTGATCCAGCTCGCCGAGAACGCGTGGGACAACAGCCAGCCGAACTCCACGTGGGAGTCCTCGGGCGTCACCTCGCTGCAGGTGGGTGGAGGTGGCCTGTTCGACCAGCTCATCGGCGTGCCGGTGGGGTCTCGCGCGGTGCTGCAGGCCCCGGGGACCGAGGGCGGCGAGGGGGAGGACGCCACGCCGGCGTTCGCGGGTGTGGTGGACATCATCGCCGTCCTGCCTGCCCCGTCGGACGGCTGA
- a CDS encoding NAD-dependent epimerase/dehydratase family protein, whose amino-acid sequence MATTAVNAAGTAPAVAGTRTVLVAGASGFLGHHLVRHLRHRGDVVRRLVRRGPRAPDEVGWDPASGALDRAALDGVDVVVNLGGASLGRLPWTAAYKEEILRSRVDGTRILAEAVARAIDHDGRRVRLLQASGTDVYGDRGDEVLTRRPTPATASWPTSAGSGRPPPPRPPTPARRWSSCAPPPPWRRPAGPSPRSPRSSGWGSAGRSPADGSGSRGSRWPTTCVPSCTSSTRR is encoded by the coding sequence ATGGCCACCACCGCGGTGAACGCCGCCGGAACCGCACCGGCCGTCGCCGGCACCCGCACCGTGCTCGTCGCGGGGGCCTCCGGCTTCCTGGGCCACCACCTGGTCCGCCACCTCCGGCACCGCGGCGACGTCGTCCGGCGTCTGGTGCGCCGCGGCCCCAGGGCACCCGACGAGGTCGGCTGGGACCCGGCCTCCGGAGCGCTCGACCGCGCCGCGCTCGACGGCGTGGACGTCGTCGTGAACCTGGGCGGCGCCTCCCTGGGCCGGCTGCCGTGGACGGCCGCCTACAAGGAGGAGATCCTCCGGTCCCGGGTCGACGGCACACGGATCCTCGCCGAGGCCGTCGCCCGGGCGATCGACCACGACGGCCGGCGGGTGCGTCTCCTGCAGGCGAGCGGCACCGACGTCTACGGCGACCGCGGCGACGAGGTGCTCACGAGACGTCCGACCCCGGCGACGGCTTCCTGGCCGACGTCTGCCGGCAGTGGGAGGCCGCCACCGCCCCGGCCGCCGACGCCGGCGCGCAGGTGGTCCTCCTGCGCACCGCCCCCGCCCTGGCGCCGTCCGGCGGGGCCATCGCCCCGCTCACCACGCTCATCCGGCTGGGGCTCGGCGGGCCGATCGCCGGCGGACGGCAGTGGTTCCCGTGGATCACGCTGGCCGACCACGTGCGTGCCCAGCTGCACCTCATCGACTCGTCGGTGA
- the lpdA gene encoding dihydrolipoyl dehydrogenase, with amino-acid sequence MADTQEYDIVILGAGSGGYAAALRAAELDLTVALIEADKLGGTCLHRGCIPTKALLHSAEVADTIRESAGVGVKSSLEGIDVSAVNSFKEGIVNRLYKGLQGLVSSRKVNLVNGWGKLVSQDTVEVDGTRYKGKHVILASGSYSKSLPGLEIGGRVLTSEQALELDFVPKSAIVLGGGVIGVEFASVWNSFGTDVTIIEGLPNLVPNEDVALSKGLERAFRKRKIAFHTKTMFSGVEQTDDGVKVTTQDGKTFEAEILLVAVGRGPATANLGYEENGIPMERGFVLTNERLHTGVGNVYAVGDIVPGLQLAHRGFQQGIFVAEEIAGLNPAPIVESGIPRVTYCEPNVASVGLTEAEAKEAYGADNVLALEYNLGGNGKSQILQTQGFVKLVREKDGPIVGVHMLGARVGELIGEGQLIVNWEAYPEDVAALVHAHPTQDEALGEAALALAGKPLHAHN; translated from the coding sequence GTGGCTGATACGCAGGAGTACGACATCGTCATCCTGGGGGCGGGTAGCGGCGGCTACGCGGCGGCGCTCCGGGCGGCCGAGCTCGACCTGACGGTCGCCCTGATCGAGGCCGACAAGCTCGGCGGCACCTGCCTGCACCGCGGCTGCATCCCGACCAAGGCGCTGCTCCACTCCGCCGAGGTGGCCGACACCATCCGCGAGAGCGCGGGCGTGGGCGTCAAGAGCTCCCTCGAGGGCATCGACGTCAGCGCGGTGAACTCCTTCAAGGAGGGCATCGTCAACCGCCTCTACAAGGGCCTGCAGGGGCTCGTCTCCTCCCGCAAGGTCAACCTCGTCAACGGGTGGGGCAAGCTCGTCTCGCAGGACACGGTCGAGGTCGACGGCACCCGGTACAAGGGCAAGCACGTCATCCTGGCCTCCGGCTCCTACTCCAAGTCGCTGCCCGGCCTCGAGATCGGCGGCCGCGTGCTGACCTCCGAGCAGGCCCTGGAGCTGGACTTCGTCCCGAAGAGCGCGATCGTCCTCGGCGGCGGCGTCATCGGCGTCGAGTTCGCCTCCGTCTGGAACTCCTTCGGCACCGACGTCACCATCATCGAGGGCCTGCCGAACCTGGTCCCGAACGAGGACGTGGCCCTGTCCAAGGGGCTGGAGCGCGCGTTCCGCAAGCGCAAGATCGCCTTCCACACCAAGACCATGTTCTCCGGCGTCGAGCAGACCGACGACGGCGTGAAGGTCACCACCCAGGACGGGAAGACCTTCGAGGCCGAGATCCTCCTCGTCGCCGTCGGCCGCGGCCCCGCCACCGCCAACCTCGGGTACGAGGAGAACGGCATCCCCATGGAGCGCGGCTTCGTGCTCACGAACGAGCGCCTGCACACGGGCGTGGGCAACGTCTACGCAGTCGGCGACATCGTCCCCGGTCTCCAGCTCGCCCACCGTGGCTTCCAGCAGGGCATCTTCGTCGCCGAGGAGATCGCGGGCCTCAACCCCGCGCCCATCGTCGAGTCCGGCATCCCCCGGGTCACGTACTGCGAGCCGAACGTCGCCTCCGTCGGCCTCACCGAGGCCGAGGCCAAGGAGGCCTACGGCGCGGACAACGTCCTCGCCCTCGAGTACAACCTCGGCGGCAACGGCAAGTCCCAGATCCTCCAGACGCAGGGCTTCGTCAAGCTCGTGCGCGAGAAGGACGGCCCGATCGTCGGGGTGCACATGCTCGGCGCCCGTGTCGGCGAGCTCATCGGCGAGGGCCAGCTGATCGTGAACTGGGAGGCCTACCCGGAGGACGTCGCCGCCCTCGTCCACGCCCACCCGACGCAGGACGAGGCGCTGGGCGAGGCCGCCCTGGCCCTCGCCGGCAAGCCGCTGCACGCGCACAACTGA
- the erpA gene encoding iron-sulfur cluster insertion protein ErpA yields the protein MSETTEKVATHGVELTDVAANKVRTLLEQEGRDDLRLRVAVQPGGCSGLIYQLYFDERMLDGDAVREFGGVEVVVDRMSVPYLEGATIDFADTIEKQGFTIDNPNAGGSCACGDSFH from the coding sequence ATGAGCGAGACCACCGAGAAGGTCGCCACCCACGGCGTGGAGCTGACCGACGTCGCGGCGAACAAGGTTCGCACGCTGCTGGAGCAGGAGGGGCGCGACGACCTCCGCCTCCGCGTGGCGGTGCAGCCGGGCGGCTGCTCCGGGCTGATCTACCAGCTCTACTTCGACGAGCGCATGCTCGACGGGGACGCCGTCCGTGAGTTCGGCGGCGTCGAGGTCGTCGTCGACCGGATGAGCGTGCCCTACCTCGAGGGCGCGACGATCGACTTCGCGGACACCATCGAGAAGCAGGGCTTCACGATCGACAACCCGAACGCCGGCGGCTCCTGCGCCTGCGGCGACTCGTTCCACTGA
- a CDS encoding DUF1731 domain-containing protein: MRAPRAALALAGRDFADFLAASRRVAPRVLLDDGLVYLHPDLAAAAPWVADRGSARSE; this comes from the coding sequence GTGCGGGCCCCCCGGGCGGCGCTGGCCCTCGCCGGGCGCGATTTCGCCGACTTCCTCGCCGCCTCCCGCCGGGTGGCGCCCCGGGTGCTCCTCGACGACGGCCTGGTCTACCTGCACCCGGACCTCGCGGCCGCCGCACCGTGGGTGGCCGACCGCGGTTCGGCGCGCTCGGAGTGA